A DNA window from Ipomoea triloba cultivar NCNSP0323 chromosome 10, ASM357664v1 contains the following coding sequences:
- the LOC116033021 gene encoding probable LRR receptor-like serine/threonine-protein kinase At1g53430 isoform X1 — protein MDMKELIKFDVRGNDLNGRIPDSIDQLLNLQYFRVLIGNKFESPLPAEISNLTKLEYLLVSDLNGGGFEFPDFSKMNSLKYLTLRKCLLTGPIPDTIWKLNTLYYLDLSFNRLFGEIPKDVSSRLPEYIFLRGNELNGTIPAWIMNSTRHIDVSENLFTNNVTEIKNSNSSNLNLFSCLKSDEMATHWEQVGYSCSKKEHLLDHLYINCGGESMPINGTNYEGDLTSNGSSTFFMSSSSSWGFSSMGTYLLSRPWIDTYIINNTCIAGVDDGPLYSTARVSPISLKYYGFCLRNDKYTVKLHFAELVSNDYKAPYIKKSGRVFDVDIQGKNVLENYNIEQKAEGVNKAWTEEIKNVIVNNSKLEIHLYWSGKGSSEVPTDHYGPLISAISVYPSIESGMSPPKMAAISLSALLLLIVLIVYFWKMEDKSHEGVVELYPGGFYNFRKLKAAAKNFKDKLGEGGFGTFYEATLGNGTVVAVEKVSATKDIIRAFREKDSTISLMEHPNLVKLIGCIAEKNQLLLVYEDIGRNSLQNALFGSNRSKLDWATRRNICLGIAEGLAFLHECKQKIVHGNIKPTSIFLDEHRNAKISDFGFSRLHDQGKSRLEGTVVYMAPEYAKYDLLTTKADAYNFGVLVLIVVSGMKEKISMSSSGVDTEYLPDVAAREKHREGHFMNLVDRSMSNTVDWEQADTMLELAMLCLDQYPDQRPTMTQVVKVLKEELELKDLKERLKQLTSGRYRPEPYGEISTAEDTTWHTKSATTSRGGVTDTQISASPSTSRSV, from the exons ATGGATATGAAGGAGCTGATAAAATT CGATGTTCGAGGGAACGACTTGAATGGACGAATCCCAGATTCTATTGACCAACTACTGAACCTCCAATACTT TAGGGTTCTGATTGGGAACAAGTTTGAAAGCCCTCTGCCTGCTGAAATCTCAAATTTGACAAAACTTGAATATTT GCTTGTAAGTGATTTAAATGGAGGAGGGTTTGAGTTTCCTGATTTTTCAAAGATGAATTCCTTGAAATATCT GACATTGAGGAAATGTTTGCTTACTGGCCCTATTCCTGATACAATTTGGAAGCTAAATACTCTGTATTATCT GGACTTGAGTTTCAACCGTTTGTTTGGTGAAATTCCAAAAGATGTTTCCAGCCGACTACCAGAATACAT ATTTCTCCGAGGAAATGAACTGAATGGGACAATTCCGGCATGGATAATGAATTCGACTAGGCATAT CGACGTATCTGAAAATCTGTTCACAAACAATGTCacagaaattaaaaattcaaactcaTCAAACCT GAACTTGTTCTCATGCCTCAAGTCCGATGAAAT gGCTACACATTGGGAACAAGTTGGCTATAGCTGCAGCAAGAAAGAACACTTGT TAGACCatctatatataaattgtggTGGTGAATCAATGCCAATCAATGGAACTAATTATGAAGGTGATCTGACTTCAAATGGAAGTTCAACTTTCTTTATGAGTAGCAGTTCAAGTTGGGGTTTTAGTAGCATGGGAACTTACCTATTATCAAGACCCTGGATTGACACATACATAATCAACAATACATGCATTGCTGGTGTTGATGATGGACCTCTTTACAGTACAGCACGTGTATCCCCAATCTCCTTGAAGTATTATGGATTTTGTTTAAGAAATGATAAATACACTGTGAAACTTCACTTTGCTGAATTAGTTAGCAATGATTACAAAGccccatatatcaaaaaatCTGGCCGTGTTTTTGATGTGGATATCCAG GGGAAGAATGTACTGGAAAATTACAACATAGAACAAAAAGCAGAGGGTGTAAATAAGGCTTGGACTGaggaaataaaaaatgttatagtTAACAATAGTAAACTGGAGATTCACTTATATTGGTCAGGGAAGGGTTCATCGGAAGTGCCGACAGATCACTATGGTCCCCTTATATCCGCAATTTCTGTATATCCTT CTATAGAGAGTGGTATGTCTCCTCCAAAGATGGCTGCAATCTCATTATCTGCCTTACTTCTTCTGATAGTGTTGATAGtttatttctggaaaatggaagACAAATCGCATGAAG GAGTGGTTGAGTTGTATCCTGGAGGATTTTACAACTTCCGAAAACTAAAAGCTGCTGCAAAGAATTTCAAGGACAAACTTGGTGAGGGTGGCTTTGGAACTTTCTATGAG GCTACACTTGGCAATGGAACTGTCGTTGCAGTTGAAAAGGTTTCAGCAACAAAAGATATAATTCGTGCATTTAGGGAGAAGGATTCTACGATTTCTCTCATGGAACATCCGAACCTTGTAAAGTTAATAGGATGCATTGCAGAGAAGAATCAACTGTTGCTTGTTTATGAAGATATAGGTCGTAATTCTCTTCAAAATGCACTTTTTG GTTCAAACAGGTCGAAATTAGATTGGGCAACAAGGCGCAACATTTGCCTTGGCATAGCAGAAGGTCTAGCTTTTCTTCATGAGTGCAAGCAGAAAATTGTCCATGGAAATATCAAACCAACCAGCATTTTTCTTGACGAACATCGCAATGCAAAGATATCTGACTTTGGATTTTCCAGACTCCATGACCAAGGAAAGTCGCGGTTGGAAGGAACAGT GGTATACATGGCGCCTGAATACGCAAAATATGACCTCTTAACAACAAAGGCAGACGCGTATAACTTCGGAGTTCTTGTACTCATAGTTGTcagtggaatgaaagaaaagatTTCAATGTCTAGCAGTGGGGTTGACACTGAGTACCTTCCAGATGTG GCAGCACGCGAAAAGCATAGAGAAGGACATTTTATGAATCTAGTTGATAGAAGCATGTCTAATACCGTCGATTGGGAACAAGCAGATACAATGTTAGAATTAGCAATGTTGTGCTTGGACCAGTACCCAGATCAAAGACCGACCATGACTCAAGTTGTGAAGGTTCTAAAGGAAGAGCTTGAATTGAAGGATCTAAAGGAAAGATTAAAGCAGCTTACTTCTGGCAGATATCGGCCTGAACCATATGGTGAGATTTCCACAGCTGAAGACACAACTTGGCATACAAAATCAGCGACCACTTCACGGGGTGGAGTGACAGATACCCAAATTTCTGCTTCTCCCAGCACTAGCAGATCTGTTTGA
- the LOC116033021 gene encoding probable LRR receptor-like serine/threonine-protein kinase At1g53430 isoform X3: MDMKELIKFDVRGNDLNGRIPDSIDQLLNLQYFRVLIGNKFESPLPAEISNLTKLEYLLVSDLNGGGFEFPDFSKMNSLKYLTLRKCLLTGPIPDTIWKLNTLYYLDLSFNRLFGEIPKDVSSRLPEYIDVSENLFTNNVTEIKNSNSSNLNLFSCLKSDEMATHWEQVGYSCSKKEHLLDHLYINCGGESMPINGTNYEGDLTSNGSSTFFMSSSSSWGFSSMGTYLLSRPWIDTYIINNTCIAGVDDGPLYSTARVSPISLKYYGFCLRNDKYTVKLHFAELVSNDYKAPYIKKSGRVFDVDIQGKNVLENYNIEQKAEGVNKAWTEEIKNVIVNNSKLEIHLYWSGKGSSEVPTDHYGPLISAISVYPSIESGMSPPKMAAISLSALLLLIVLIVYFWKMEDKSHEGVVELYPGGFYNFRKLKAAAKNFKDKLGEGGFGTFYEATLGNGTVVAVEKVSATKDIIRAFREKDSTISLMEHPNLVKLIGCIAEKNQLLLVYEDIGRNSLQNALFGSNRSKLDWATRRNICLGIAEGLAFLHECKQKIVHGNIKPTSIFLDEHRNAKISDFGFSRLHDQGKSRLEGTVVYMAPEYAKYDLLTTKADAYNFGVLVLIVVSGMKEKISMSSSGVDTEYLPDVAAREKHREGHFMNLVDRSMSNTVDWEQADTMLELAMLCLDQYPDQRPTMTQVVKVLKEELELKDLKERLKQLTSGRYRPEPYGEISTAEDTTWHTKSATTSRGGVTDTQISASPSTSRSV; the protein is encoded by the exons ATGGATATGAAGGAGCTGATAAAATT CGATGTTCGAGGGAACGACTTGAATGGACGAATCCCAGATTCTATTGACCAACTACTGAACCTCCAATACTT TAGGGTTCTGATTGGGAACAAGTTTGAAAGCCCTCTGCCTGCTGAAATCTCAAATTTGACAAAACTTGAATATTT GCTTGTAAGTGATTTAAATGGAGGAGGGTTTGAGTTTCCTGATTTTTCAAAGATGAATTCCTTGAAATATCT GACATTGAGGAAATGTTTGCTTACTGGCCCTATTCCTGATACAATTTGGAAGCTAAATACTCTGTATTATCT GGACTTGAGTTTCAACCGTTTGTTTGGTGAAATTCCAAAAGATGTTTCCAGCCGACTACCAGAATACAT CGACGTATCTGAAAATCTGTTCACAAACAATGTCacagaaattaaaaattcaaactcaTCAAACCT GAACTTGTTCTCATGCCTCAAGTCCGATGAAAT gGCTACACATTGGGAACAAGTTGGCTATAGCTGCAGCAAGAAAGAACACTTGT TAGACCatctatatataaattgtggTGGTGAATCAATGCCAATCAATGGAACTAATTATGAAGGTGATCTGACTTCAAATGGAAGTTCAACTTTCTTTATGAGTAGCAGTTCAAGTTGGGGTTTTAGTAGCATGGGAACTTACCTATTATCAAGACCCTGGATTGACACATACATAATCAACAATACATGCATTGCTGGTGTTGATGATGGACCTCTTTACAGTACAGCACGTGTATCCCCAATCTCCTTGAAGTATTATGGATTTTGTTTAAGAAATGATAAATACACTGTGAAACTTCACTTTGCTGAATTAGTTAGCAATGATTACAAAGccccatatatcaaaaaatCTGGCCGTGTTTTTGATGTGGATATCCAG GGGAAGAATGTACTGGAAAATTACAACATAGAACAAAAAGCAGAGGGTGTAAATAAGGCTTGGACTGaggaaataaaaaatgttatagtTAACAATAGTAAACTGGAGATTCACTTATATTGGTCAGGGAAGGGTTCATCGGAAGTGCCGACAGATCACTATGGTCCCCTTATATCCGCAATTTCTGTATATCCTT CTATAGAGAGTGGTATGTCTCCTCCAAAGATGGCTGCAATCTCATTATCTGCCTTACTTCTTCTGATAGTGTTGATAGtttatttctggaaaatggaagACAAATCGCATGAAG GAGTGGTTGAGTTGTATCCTGGAGGATTTTACAACTTCCGAAAACTAAAAGCTGCTGCAAAGAATTTCAAGGACAAACTTGGTGAGGGTGGCTTTGGAACTTTCTATGAG GCTACACTTGGCAATGGAACTGTCGTTGCAGTTGAAAAGGTTTCAGCAACAAAAGATATAATTCGTGCATTTAGGGAGAAGGATTCTACGATTTCTCTCATGGAACATCCGAACCTTGTAAAGTTAATAGGATGCATTGCAGAGAAGAATCAACTGTTGCTTGTTTATGAAGATATAGGTCGTAATTCTCTTCAAAATGCACTTTTTG GTTCAAACAGGTCGAAATTAGATTGGGCAACAAGGCGCAACATTTGCCTTGGCATAGCAGAAGGTCTAGCTTTTCTTCATGAGTGCAAGCAGAAAATTGTCCATGGAAATATCAAACCAACCAGCATTTTTCTTGACGAACATCGCAATGCAAAGATATCTGACTTTGGATTTTCCAGACTCCATGACCAAGGAAAGTCGCGGTTGGAAGGAACAGT GGTATACATGGCGCCTGAATACGCAAAATATGACCTCTTAACAACAAAGGCAGACGCGTATAACTTCGGAGTTCTTGTACTCATAGTTGTcagtggaatgaaagaaaagatTTCAATGTCTAGCAGTGGGGTTGACACTGAGTACCTTCCAGATGTG GCAGCACGCGAAAAGCATAGAGAAGGACATTTTATGAATCTAGTTGATAGAAGCATGTCTAATACCGTCGATTGGGAACAAGCAGATACAATGTTAGAATTAGCAATGTTGTGCTTGGACCAGTACCCAGATCAAAGACCGACCATGACTCAAGTTGTGAAGGTTCTAAAGGAAGAGCTTGAATTGAAGGATCTAAAGGAAAGATTAAAGCAGCTTACTTCTGGCAGATATCGGCCTGAACCATATGGTGAGATTTCCACAGCTGAAGACACAACTTGGCATACAAAATCAGCGACCACTTCACGGGGTGGAGTGACAGATACCCAAATTTCTGCTTCTCCCAGCACTAGCAGATCTGTTTGA
- the LOC116033021 gene encoding probable LRR receptor-like serine/threonine-protein kinase At1g53430 isoform X2 → MDMKELIKFDVRGNDLNGRIPDSIDQLLNLQYLVLIGNKFESPLPAEISNLTKLEYLLVSDLNGGGFEFPDFSKMNSLKYLTLRKCLLTGPIPDTIWKLNTLYYLDLSFNRLFGEIPKDVSSRLPEYIFLRGNELNGTIPAWIMNSTRHIDVSENLFTNNVTEIKNSNSSNLNLFSCLKSDEMATHWEQVGYSCSKKEHLLDHLYINCGGESMPINGTNYEGDLTSNGSSTFFMSSSSSWGFSSMGTYLLSRPWIDTYIINNTCIAGVDDGPLYSTARVSPISLKYYGFCLRNDKYTVKLHFAELVSNDYKAPYIKKSGRVFDVDIQGKNVLENYNIEQKAEGVNKAWTEEIKNVIVNNSKLEIHLYWSGKGSSEVPTDHYGPLISAISVYPSIESGMSPPKMAAISLSALLLLIVLIVYFWKMEDKSHEGVVELYPGGFYNFRKLKAAAKNFKDKLGEGGFGTFYEATLGNGTVVAVEKVSATKDIIRAFREKDSTISLMEHPNLVKLIGCIAEKNQLLLVYEDIGRNSLQNALFGSNRSKLDWATRRNICLGIAEGLAFLHECKQKIVHGNIKPTSIFLDEHRNAKISDFGFSRLHDQGKSRLEGTVVYMAPEYAKYDLLTTKADAYNFGVLVLIVVSGMKEKISMSSSGVDTEYLPDVAAREKHREGHFMNLVDRSMSNTVDWEQADTMLELAMLCLDQYPDQRPTMTQVVKVLKEELELKDLKERLKQLTSGRYRPEPYGEISTAEDTTWHTKSATTSRGGVTDTQISASPSTSRSV, encoded by the exons ATGGATATGAAGGAGCTGATAAAATT CGATGTTCGAGGGAACGACTTGAATGGACGAATCCCAGATTCTATTGACCAACTACTGAACCTCCAATACTT GGTTCTGATTGGGAACAAGTTTGAAAGCCCTCTGCCTGCTGAAATCTCAAATTTGACAAAACTTGAATATTT GCTTGTAAGTGATTTAAATGGAGGAGGGTTTGAGTTTCCTGATTTTTCAAAGATGAATTCCTTGAAATATCT GACATTGAGGAAATGTTTGCTTACTGGCCCTATTCCTGATACAATTTGGAAGCTAAATACTCTGTATTATCT GGACTTGAGTTTCAACCGTTTGTTTGGTGAAATTCCAAAAGATGTTTCCAGCCGACTACCAGAATACAT ATTTCTCCGAGGAAATGAACTGAATGGGACAATTCCGGCATGGATAATGAATTCGACTAGGCATAT CGACGTATCTGAAAATCTGTTCACAAACAATGTCacagaaattaaaaattcaaactcaTCAAACCT GAACTTGTTCTCATGCCTCAAGTCCGATGAAAT gGCTACACATTGGGAACAAGTTGGCTATAGCTGCAGCAAGAAAGAACACTTGT TAGACCatctatatataaattgtggTGGTGAATCAATGCCAATCAATGGAACTAATTATGAAGGTGATCTGACTTCAAATGGAAGTTCAACTTTCTTTATGAGTAGCAGTTCAAGTTGGGGTTTTAGTAGCATGGGAACTTACCTATTATCAAGACCCTGGATTGACACATACATAATCAACAATACATGCATTGCTGGTGTTGATGATGGACCTCTTTACAGTACAGCACGTGTATCCCCAATCTCCTTGAAGTATTATGGATTTTGTTTAAGAAATGATAAATACACTGTGAAACTTCACTTTGCTGAATTAGTTAGCAATGATTACAAAGccccatatatcaaaaaatCTGGCCGTGTTTTTGATGTGGATATCCAG GGGAAGAATGTACTGGAAAATTACAACATAGAACAAAAAGCAGAGGGTGTAAATAAGGCTTGGACTGaggaaataaaaaatgttatagtTAACAATAGTAAACTGGAGATTCACTTATATTGGTCAGGGAAGGGTTCATCGGAAGTGCCGACAGATCACTATGGTCCCCTTATATCCGCAATTTCTGTATATCCTT CTATAGAGAGTGGTATGTCTCCTCCAAAGATGGCTGCAATCTCATTATCTGCCTTACTTCTTCTGATAGTGTTGATAGtttatttctggaaaatggaagACAAATCGCATGAAG GAGTGGTTGAGTTGTATCCTGGAGGATTTTACAACTTCCGAAAACTAAAAGCTGCTGCAAAGAATTTCAAGGACAAACTTGGTGAGGGTGGCTTTGGAACTTTCTATGAG GCTACACTTGGCAATGGAACTGTCGTTGCAGTTGAAAAGGTTTCAGCAACAAAAGATATAATTCGTGCATTTAGGGAGAAGGATTCTACGATTTCTCTCATGGAACATCCGAACCTTGTAAAGTTAATAGGATGCATTGCAGAGAAGAATCAACTGTTGCTTGTTTATGAAGATATAGGTCGTAATTCTCTTCAAAATGCACTTTTTG GTTCAAACAGGTCGAAATTAGATTGGGCAACAAGGCGCAACATTTGCCTTGGCATAGCAGAAGGTCTAGCTTTTCTTCATGAGTGCAAGCAGAAAATTGTCCATGGAAATATCAAACCAACCAGCATTTTTCTTGACGAACATCGCAATGCAAAGATATCTGACTTTGGATTTTCCAGACTCCATGACCAAGGAAAGTCGCGGTTGGAAGGAACAGT GGTATACATGGCGCCTGAATACGCAAAATATGACCTCTTAACAACAAAGGCAGACGCGTATAACTTCGGAGTTCTTGTACTCATAGTTGTcagtggaatgaaagaaaagatTTCAATGTCTAGCAGTGGGGTTGACACTGAGTACCTTCCAGATGTG GCAGCACGCGAAAAGCATAGAGAAGGACATTTTATGAATCTAGTTGATAGAAGCATGTCTAATACCGTCGATTGGGAACAAGCAGATACAATGTTAGAATTAGCAATGTTGTGCTTGGACCAGTACCCAGATCAAAGACCGACCATGACTCAAGTTGTGAAGGTTCTAAAGGAAGAGCTTGAATTGAAGGATCTAAAGGAAAGATTAAAGCAGCTTACTTCTGGCAGATATCGGCCTGAACCATATGGTGAGATTTCCACAGCTGAAGACACAACTTGGCATACAAAATCAGCGACCACTTCACGGGGTGGAGTGACAGATACCCAAATTTCTGCTTCTCCCAGCACTAGCAGATCTGTTTGA